From Coffea arabica cultivar ET-39 chromosome 2e, Coffea Arabica ET-39 HiFi, whole genome shotgun sequence, the proteins below share one genomic window:
- the LOC113730965 gene encoding monothiol glutaredoxin-S17-like, whose protein sequence is MGGGSVKELKSKAELEKTLAEKTTVILHFWASWCEASKQMDQVFSHLSTDFPHARFFRVEAEEQPEISEAYSVAAVPYFVFFKDGKSVDTLEGADPSALANKVAKVAGSVTADEPAAPASLGMAAGPAILETVKDFAKDNSKVESHSPGTGNGLKLRLEQLVNSHPVMLFMKGSPEEPRCGFSRTVVDILMKEKIKFGSFDILTDDEVREGLKKFSNWPTYPQLYCKGELLGGCDIVTAMHESGELKEVLLDHGIEASDSSKAEATEPGMGKGGISEASGLSADLNSRLDSLINSSPVMLFMKGEPDTPRCGFSRKVVDILRQEKIDFKSFDILTDDEVRQGLKVYSNWSSYPQLYIKGELIGGSDIVLDMQKSGELSKVLAEKGIPNGITLEVRLKQLITSSPVMLFMKGTPDASRCGFSSKVVNALKEEEVEFGSFDILTDEEVRQGLKTLSNWPTFPQLYYKGELIGGCDIILELKSNGELKSTLSE, encoded by the exons atggGAGGAGGGTCGGTGAAGGAATTGAAATCGAAAGCCGAGCTGGAGAAGACATTGGCAGAGAAGACAACGGTGATTTTACACTTCTGGGCATCATGGTGTGAAGCTTCTAAGCAGATGGACCAAGTCTTTTCTCATCTTTCCACTGATTTCCCTCATGCCCGCTTCTTCAGA GTTGAAGCTGAAGAACAACCAGAGATTTCTGAGGCATATTCAGTTGCTGCTGTGCCTTACTTTGTCTTCTTCAAG GATGGTAAGAGTGTGGATACCCTGGAAGGTGCTGACCCCTCAGCTTTAGCTAACAAGGTTGCTAAAGTTGCTGGATCTGTCACTGCTGACGAACCTGCAGCTCCTGCTAGTTTAGGTATGGCTGCAGGGCCAGCAATCCTTGAAACAGTCAAGGATTTTGCTAAAGACAATTCTAAAGTGGAAAGCCATTCACCTGGCACTGGAAATGGGCTTAAATTGCGATTAGAACAGCTTGTGAATTCTCATCCAGTAATGCTCTTTATGAAAGGAAGCCCTGAGGAACCTAGATGTGGTTTTAGCCGGACAGTAGTCGACATCTTGatgaaagaaaagatcaaatttGGAAGCTTTGATATTCTGACGGATGACGAGGTTCGTGAGGGATTGAAAAAGTTCTCCAACTGGCCAACATATCCTCAACTCTACTGTAAGGGTGAGCTTCTCGGTGGCTGTGACATTGTAACTGCTATGCATGAGAGTGGTGAACTTAAAGAAGTTTTGTTGGATCATGGAATTGAAGCATCTGATTCCTCTAAAGCAGAAGCAACAGAACCTGGAATGGGAAAGGGTGGCATCTCTGAGGCCTCTGGTTTGAGTGCAGACCTGAACTCTCGTTTGGATAGCTTAATTAATTCTAGTCCAGTTATGCTTTTTATGAAGGGGGAACCAGATACACCGCGTTGTGGTTTTAGCCGGAAAGTTGTTGATATTCTGAGACAAGAGAAAATAGATTTTAAGAGCTTTGACATCCTTACTGATGATGAAGTCCGTCAAGGCCTAAAAGTTTACTCAAACTGGTCCAGCTATCCTCAGCTGTACATAAAGGGTGAACTGATTGGTGGATCTGATATTGTGTTGGACATGCAAAAGAGTGGAGAGCTCAGTAAGGTTCTTGCAGAGAAAGGTATTCCTAATGGGATCACCCTGGAAGTGCGCCTTAAGCAGCTGATAACTTCTTCTCCTGTGATGCTTTTTATGAAGGGTACTCCAGATGCTTCACGTTGTGGTTTCAGCTCCAAGGTAGTAAACGCCTTGAAGGAGGAGGAAGTGGAGTTTGGATCATTTGATATTTTAACTGATGAGGAGGTCAGGCAGGGATTGAAGACCTTGTCAAACTGGCCAACCTTTCCACAGCTCTATTACAAGGGTGAACTGATAGGAGGTTGTGATATTATACTGGAGCTAAAAAGCAATGGCGAGTTGAAATCTACCTTATCTGAATAG